A DNA window from Candidatus Zixiibacteriota bacterium contains the following coding sequences:
- the alaS gene encoding alanine--tRNA ligase → MTAAELRQSFLSFFTERGHATIASSSLLIKGDPSLLFTNAGMNQFKSVFMGQEKRPYTTACSSQKCFRVSGKHNDLENVGLTPRHHTFFEMLGNFSFGDYFKEEAIAYAWEYLTRTLGLDHKRLTATVYKDDKDAEKLWRKIAPQLGDRVLRFGEKDNYWSMGDTGPCGPCSEIHYDLGEQFGKDARVNDDGDRFLEIWNLVFMQFDRQPDGALKELPKPSVDTGMGLERLAAIVQGKLSNYESDLFQPLIQAFAKDSRVAYDRGPKGIPHRVCADHLRGLVFTIADGGMPGNEGAGYVLRRILRRAARHGTTLGFHGAFLHRFVENVVEIMGDAYPELRQRGDHVAHVIESEENRFAETLDAGLARFAEVRKLARNGVIPGDEAFKLYDTYGFPLDLTEVLARERGLSVDGAGFEKALTEQRARSRAQTGFKDHTGSIAASLDLQSVFVYGATSLQSKLLWADEPGTALMLEQTPFYTEAGGQVDDVGTISDNGNFAFRVERMEKAGRVIIHHGQTEKGMAKDWIGKSVTAAIDAPRRRMIQRNHTATHLLHRALQTVLGVHAKQQGSLVAPDRLRFDFAHTGPMTAEQIEEVELIVNREVLNNTPVEPYETDHKKAIAAGVTALFGEKYGDRVRVVKIDDYSSELCGGTHVRSTGEIGLFRITSENGVAAGIRRIEAITGEEAYAFDRANCAAVQRAAVMLKTSPDKVLDRLESTVEEVRKLRIELAQLRQKLASGATESLPTERLEDLDMTLIYHRLADGSADDAIAIADQAKTRPDAAVAIVATGSGHVVLTVSAPAVKRGIAAGELLKATTQLLGGGGGGRPDFAKGKIVHVEKWDDAKQQFVDALRAMVKR, encoded by the coding sequence ATGACCGCCGCCGAACTGCGCCAATCGTTCCTGTCGTTCTTCACCGAACGCGGCCATGCGACCATCGCGTCGTCGTCGTTGCTGATCAAAGGCGATCCCTCGCTATTGTTCACCAATGCCGGCATGAACCAGTTTAAGTCGGTCTTCATGGGACAGGAAAAGCGACCCTACACGACCGCCTGCTCCTCGCAAAAATGTTTCCGCGTCTCCGGCAAGCACAATGATCTGGAGAATGTCGGTCTCACCCCGCGCCACCACACTTTTTTCGAAATGCTCGGCAACTTCTCCTTCGGCGACTACTTCAAGGAAGAGGCGATTGCCTACGCGTGGGAATACCTGACCAGGACCCTTGGCCTCGATCACAAACGCCTGACCGCGACAGTCTACAAAGATGACAAAGATGCCGAAAAGTTGTGGCGCAAGATCGCGCCGCAATTGGGCGACCGCGTTCTGCGTTTCGGCGAGAAAGACAACTATTGGTCGATGGGCGACACCGGACCGTGCGGACCCTGCTCGGAGATTCACTACGACCTGGGCGAGCAGTTCGGCAAGGACGCGCGCGTCAATGACGACGGCGATCGCTTTTTGGAAATCTGGAATCTGGTCTTCATGCAGTTCGACCGTCAGCCCGACGGCGCGCTGAAAGAATTGCCCAAGCCCTCAGTCGACACCGGCATGGGACTGGAACGGCTCGCCGCGATCGTGCAGGGGAAGCTCTCCAACTACGAGTCCGATTTGTTCCAACCGCTCATCCAGGCATTCGCTAAAGACAGTCGCGTAGCGTACGATCGCGGACCGAAGGGCATCCCCCATCGCGTCTGCGCGGACCACTTGCGCGGTTTGGTCTTCACCATCGCCGACGGCGGCATGCCCGGCAACGAAGGCGCGGGATATGTGCTGCGTCGCATTCTGCGGCGCGCCGCCCGGCATGGCACGACGCTGGGATTTCATGGAGCGTTCCTGCACCGATTCGTCGAGAACGTGGTCGAAATAATGGGCGATGCGTATCCGGAACTGCGCCAACGTGGCGACCACGTCGCGCACGTCATCGAATCGGAGGAAAATCGCTTCGCCGAAACACTCGATGCCGGTCTGGCACGATTTGCCGAAGTCAGGAAGTTGGCGAGAAACGGTGTCATTCCCGGGGATGAGGCGTTCAAGCTCTATGACACATACGGTTTCCCGCTCGATCTGACCGAGGTCCTTGCGCGAGAGCGGGGATTGAGTGTCGACGGCGCTGGATTCGAAAAAGCCCTGACGGAACAACGCGCGCGCTCGCGCGCGCAGACCGGATTCAAAGATCACACCGGATCGATTGCGGCGAGTCTGGATTTGCAATCGGTGTTTGTGTACGGTGCAACATCGCTCCAATCGAAACTGTTGTGGGCCGACGAGCCCGGCACCGCATTGATGCTCGAACAGACGCCGTTTTATACCGAGGCTGGCGGCCAGGTCGATGACGTCGGCACGATCTCCGATAACGGCAACTTTGCTTTCCGGGTTGAACGCATGGAGAAAGCGGGCCGCGTCATCATCCATCATGGCCAAACTGAAAAAGGGATGGCGAAAGACTGGATCGGCAAGTCCGTGACAGCGGCAATCGATGCCCCGCGCCGTCGCATGATCCAGCGCAATCACACCGCCACGCATCTCCTGCACAGGGCATTGCAAACCGTGCTCGGTGTGCACGCCAAGCAGCAGGGTTCGCTGGTCGCACCGGATCGGCTGCGTTTCGACTTCGCGCACACCGGTCCCATGACAGCGGAGCAAATCGAAGAGGTCGAGCTGATCGTCAACCGCGAAGTGCTAAACAACACGCCGGTCGAACCGTACGAAACCGACCACAAGAAGGCCATCGCCGCCGGGGTGACCGCGCTCTTCGGTGAAAAGTATGGCGACCGCGTGCGCGTCGTCAAAATCGACGACTATTCTTCGGAACTGTGCGGCGGCACGCATGTCCGTTCCACCGGCGAGATCGGTTTGTTTCGCATCACCTCGGAAAATGGGGTCGCCGCCGGCATTCGCCGCATCGAAGCGATCACCGGTGAGGAAGCGTACGCATTCGACAGGGCCAACTGCGCCGCGGTGCAGCGCGCCGCCGTGATGCTGAAGACGTCACCAGACAAGGTGCTGGATCGACTCGAGTCGACCGTCGAGGAAGTGCGCAAGTTGCGCATCGAACTGGCGCAACTGCGACAAAAGCTCGCCTCCGGCGCGACCGAATCACTGCCGACAGAACGGCTCGAAGATCTCGACATGACTTTGATTTACCACCGGCTCGCGGACGGCTCAGCCGACGATGCGATCGCGATTGCCGATCAAGCCAAGACCCGCCCCGATGCTGCGGTCGCGATTGTCGCGACCGGATCGGGACACGTCGTGCTGACCGTCAGTGCGCCCGCCGTCAAACGCGGCATCGCCGCCGGTGAACTGTTGAAGGCAACGACGCAATTGCTCGGCGGCGGCGGCGGTGGACGTCCTGATTTTGCCAAGGGAAAGATCGTCCACGTCGAGAAGTGGGATGACGCAAAGCAGCAGTTTGTGGATGCGCTGCGCGCGATGGTGAAGAGATGA
- a CDS encoding geranylgeranylglyceryl/heptaprenylglyceryl phosphate synthase yields MTRPIHQHLLDARQSGPGFLWLIDPDRIDPAHPDPRWSQAHNLGVAAFLVGSSQECDSSFDRNVALLRHHARLPLILFPGSAAQVSAYVDAVLFLTLLSGRNPDFLVGEQVKGTPLVRDYGIEPIPTGYLLIDTGAETSVARQSRTRPLPEDDPDTIRHHALCAQYMGQAFVYLEAGSGAQRPIDPSVIATVKREIDIPLIVGGGIRTVEQCDEAATSGADFVVVGTALEENRSVDLLRAMTDAVTHARRRVHA; encoded by the coding sequence ATGACCCGCCCCATCCACCAGCATCTCCTCGATGCGCGCCAAAGCGGTCCCGGCTTTCTCTGGCTGATCGATCCCGACCGCATCGATCCAGCCCATCCCGATCCGCGCTGGTCGCAGGCGCACAACCTCGGCGTCGCCGCGTTTTTGGTCGGCAGTTCGCAGGAGTGCGACAGTTCGTTCGATCGCAATGTCGCATTGCTGCGTCATCACGCCCGCCTGCCGCTGATTCTGTTTCCCGGATCGGCCGCGCAAGTGTCGGCGTATGTCGATGCCGTGCTCTTTCTCACATTGTTGTCGGGGCGCAATCCCGATTTCCTCGTCGGCGAACAGGTCAAGGGCACGCCGTTGGTGCGCGATTATGGCATCGAGCCGATCCCGACCGGGTATCTCTTGATCGACACCGGCGCAGAAACATCGGTCGCGCGGCAGAGCCGTACACGGCCGCTGCCCGAGGACGATCCCGACACGATCCGTCATCACGCTCTGTGCGCGCAATACATGGGACAGGCGTTTGTCTATCTCGAAGCCGGGTCCGGAGCGCAACGGCCGATCGACCCATCGGTGATTGCCACGGTCAAACGCGAGATCGACATCCCGCTGATCGTCGGCGGCGGCATCCGCACCGTCGAGCAATGCGATGAAGCCGCGACATCCGGCGCCGACTTTGTCGTGGTCGGCACCGCGCTTGAAGAAAACCGTTCGGTCGATTTGTTGCGTGCGATGACCGACGCGGTGACACATGCCCGCCGGAGAGTCCACGCGTGA
- a CDS encoding SIS domain-containing protein, translating into MNDRPITKSSAQQSAMAAMRDTAQTTERLLTTQFDSLWQGFELLRDTLQRGNHVHVCGNGGSAADAQHFVTELVVRLDANSKRRPLPATSLASDPSILTAAGNDFGFDQIFARQIEARAKSGDLLVLISTSGNSPNLLAAASAARTALCHTLALLGKGGGQLAPLIDRAVIIPSDNTQRIQEVHALCLHLWCEWLEGAF; encoded by the coding sequence GTGAACGACCGTCCGATCACCAAATCATCGGCGCAACAGTCCGCGATGGCGGCAATGCGCGATACCGCGCAGACAACCGAACGACTACTCACCACCCAATTCGACTCGCTCTGGCAGGGATTCGAACTGTTGCGCGACACATTGCAACGCGGCAATCATGTCCATGTCTGCGGCAATGGCGGCTCGGCGGCCGATGCGCAACATTTCGTGACCGAGTTGGTCGTGCGTCTCGATGCGAATTCGAAACGCCGCCCGCTGCCCGCAACCTCGCTGGCCTCGGACCCGTCAATCCTGACCGCCGCCGGAAACGATTTCGGATTCGACCAAATCTTCGCGCGTCAGATCGAAGCGCGCGCCAAAAGCGGCGATCTGCTGGTGCTGATCTCGACCTCCGGCAACTCCCCCAATCTCCTCGCCGCCGCATCCGCTGCCCGGACCGCACTGTGCCACACACTCGCGCTGCTCGGCAAAGGCGGTGGCCAACTCGCGCCGCTGATCGACCGCGCCGTCATCATCCCCTCCGACAACACCCAGCGCATCCAGGAGGTGCATGCGCTCTGTTTGCATTTATGGTGCGAGTGGCTGGAGGGAGCGTTCTGA